A window of Kineococcus sp. NBC_00420 genomic DNA:
CAAGCCCTCACACCACCCAAGACCTCCATCCCCAATACCACGGTGTGGTGGTCTCAGGGATGGTTCACGCAGGGGCCTGAAAACCCCACACCCTCCTGGAAGACTCGCCAGATGATCACGATTCAGGTGCTGCGACCGTGACTGGTCGCAGCGTGGACGGGCCGCAGGTCACTGCTCACTCGCCGCTGCGCGCCCGGCCCGCACTACGTGCTCGCCTCGCCCTGTCAGCGGTAGCGGCCCTGGTCCTGGTGGGCGCTGCTTTCGCGGTGCGCGACGAGCCCGCCGCGGCCCCCCTGTCTGGCGCCGACGAACTGGCCCAAGGCGCCGCGCAGCGAGTCGTCGACGACGTGCAGGACTACGTCCAGACCGGGCGCATCCCTGGAGAGCTCGATCCCGACGGCGCAGCAGTGACACCCCTCCGTGTCGACGACATCCGAGACTGGCTGCAAGAACCGCCGGCCACGTACTGGAAGGGCCGGTCCAAGGAGTCGTGGCGGGTGCTCAGCAGCGACGTCCCGACTGCCGGTGGCCCGACTGCCGGTGGCTCGACCTCGCCGGCGGAGGCCACCTTCGTCCTCGCCGTTTACCTGCTCTCCCAGGACACCAGCTTCGTCAACAGCTCCGAGTGGGGCCGCACCTGCTTGCGACTGCACGTCGAGCCCGCGGCCTACGTCGTTCAGCACCAGCGGGTGGCGTGCGCTGACGACGTCCCAGAAAAGGGACTGCCGCACTACTGACTCGAGCACCTCAACTTCACGGTCATCCCGCCATCCGGGGGTATTCGGGTCGGAAGTACCTGGCTCAGGGTCCAACGGTGCCACGCTCGCCAACGAAACCCGATCATGGAGGTTGGTGTGCGCCGCGAGGTCATCCAGGACTGCGTGCAGCTGTCTGCCTGGGTCTTCTTCACCCTCGTAGTGCTGGATAGCGACGTCAGTCGATGGCTGGTCACCCTTGGGTTCGTGCTGATCGCCTTGCAGGTTCTGGTGCTGGTCCGGCGCGTCGTCCGCATCCGGCGTGAGCGGGCCCGGCACACGCCTTGAGAACCGCACGGTCGTCCCGCCATCCGGTCGCGGTGAGGAGTCCTGCACCGGTCTCGACACGGGCGCCGCCCGCCGCCACCGACACCGAACCCACCCCGCGTGCAACGTTCGGTGCTGTGAGGCGTCTAAGCAGTGTGAGAGCCGACGACGTCGCCAGCAGGCGCGCCCGCAGCGACAGGCCCGCAAGGTCGTTCGCTGGCACGGCAGCGGGTTGGGGCACCGGTGGTGTCACCGACGACGCCGGCTACCAGACGCTGTTCGAGCAGCACTTCCACCCCACTGTCCGCCTCGCCCGCCTCCTCGGCGCCGACGACCCCGAAGACATCGCCCAGGAAGCCTTCGTGCGCCTACACCGCCACCACCACCGCCTGCACGAGTCGAACTCGGCCCTGGCCTACCTGCGCCGCACCACCGCAAACCTGACCACCTCCCGCCTGCGTCACCTGCGGGTGGTGCACCGCACCCCCGGTGACGCCACCCGCGTCCATGCCTCCGCTGAGGACAGCGCCCTGGCCGCTGAACGCGTCGACCACCTCCTCGCCGCCGTGCAGCGCCTGCCGCGCCGCCAACGCCACGCGCTGATCCTGCGGTACTGGATGGACCTGCCCGTCGCCGAAGTCGCTGAGGCCCTGCAGATACCGGTGGGGACGGCGAAGTCCGACATCTCCCGCGCTCAGCGCACTTTGGCGACCCGCCTGGAGGACCTGGCATGACCACTCCCGACAAGACCCCCGAGCGCGCAGCACAACTGCAGGAGCACCTGGACGCCGTCGCCGCCGACACCGCCTACCGGCGCGACCAGCAGCCGGTGGCCGGGGCTGGGGACTGGGCGCGTCTGCAGCAGCGCCTGCACACCGACGAGCGTCGCCACCGCCGAATTCGGGTCGGCCTCTTCAGCGCCGGCGCAGCGTGCGCGGTCGTGGCGGCGGGGGTGGGCTGGTCGCACCTGGGTGGGAGCGGTTCCAGTGTCCGAGTGGTCCCCGCTGCAGCACCCACCACCTCAGCCGAGGCCGCCGAGAGGGCCGATGCCGAGGCCACCGTTTCCGCCCGCGCGCAGGTGGCCGGCCAGTGCCCCGCCGTCACCGACCTCCCCGCCCTGGGACCTGATGCCGTCGACGAAGGGCAGCGACTTTCCCAAGGGCTCTCTCTGGAAGAGGCCGTCCGACGAGCGCAGAGCGAGCAGCAGGCCTCCGTCCTAGACGCGTGGCTGCGGTGCACCTACCCCGACGCCTACGGGCAACTGCGCGTGGCCCACGAGCCGCAGTTCGACGCCGTCGTCGCCCTCACCGACGCTGCTGGCCCCGATCCGCTGGCCGGAGCACCGCTGGGAGTTCTCGCCGGGCGGGTCCAGCTAGAGACCGTTGCGTTTTCGGAGCTGCAGATGCAGGTGCTGTGGCAGCGCATGGACACCGCCCTCGACGACTGCGGTTTGGTGACGTCGAGCTGGATCGATTTGGGGGTCATCCGCATCGGCGCCGGCACAGCGAGCACCAGCATCAGAGATCAGGCCACGACCGGCGAAGCCACTGCCGCACAGGACGAACCTGGGGTCGAGGCTGTTGAGCGGTGCCTGGACGCCGCCGACCTCGGCGCACAGCCCGGCAGAGCGCAGATCGAAGTCACCGACGAAACGAGTCACGTCGTGTGGTGACGCCCTCGAACCGCGCGGTCATCCCGCGTTGTGCGCCGTCGCGGGCGGCTGGTGACGTCACGCTTTTTAGGGCTCTTGTGACACATGTATGAGCTCAGATTGGCTGTCCCGACGCCTCTGAGCAGCTGAGATGCAGGGCGCACGCCGTCCTGGTGGCTACGGTCCTGATTGTCGAGATCATGATCGTCACCACGGGAGAACGGCGTGCGCGGAGCCAGGATATGGGTTGAGCTGCTCGGACTGCAGCAGGCCGTCGTCGAAGACGTCGAGCTCGACGAGGACGCCGGGGTGCTCGTCGTGTCGGTGCGGGTGCCTAAGCGCGCCGCTAACCGGTGCGGGCGGTGTCGGCGGCCGTGCCGCCGCTTCGATGCCGGGCGCGGAGTCCGGCGGTGGCGGGCGCTGGACGTGGGCAGTGTGCGCGCGTTCGTCCAAGCGGCAGCGCCGCGGGTCCAGTGCCGAAGGCATGGAGTGGTGGTGGCTGCCGTGCCGTGGGCTCGTCACGACGCCGGTCACACTCTCGCCTTTGACGAGCAGGTCGCGTGGCTGGCGGTTCACACGTCCCGATCAGCTGTGGCGCAGTTGATGCGGGTGGCGTGGCGGACGGTTGGGGTGATCGTCGAGCGGGTCACGGCGGGCGCATTGACAGGGGCGGACCGGTTCGCGGGGCTGGCGCGGATCGGCATCGATGAGATCTCCTACAAACGCGGCCACAAGTACCTGACCGTCGTGGTGGATCACGACACCGGGCGGTTGGTGTGGGCCGCGCCGGGTCGGGACAAGGAGACGCTGCGGGGGTTCTTCGACGCACTCGGTCCCGAGCGGTCGGCGTCGATCACGCACGTCTCCGCCGACGGTGCGAACTGGATCGCGACGGTTGTGGCGCAGCGGTGTGCGAACGCGGTGCGCTGTGCTGATCCGTTCCATGTCGTGCAGTGGGCGAGCAAGGCGTTGGACGAGGAGCGTCGGGGTTCGTGGAACCGGGCTCGAGGCGCGGTTGGTCGTGACCGATCGCTGGGTAGAGCGCCGGCGGCGACCGGGGGTGCGCGGTCGTTGAAGGGGGCGCGGTGGGCGTTGTGGAGGAACCCTGAAGACTTGAGCGAGAACCAGGCGGCGCAGTTGGGATGGATCGCGCGGACGGATCCGCGCCTGCATCGGGCGTACCTGTTGAAGGAGGGTCTGCGGATGGTTTTCCGGATCGCCCGTCAGGACGGTCCGGGCGCGGCGAGCCAGGCGTTGGATCGGTGGATCGGGTGGGCCCGGCGGTGTCGGATCCCGGCGTTTGTGGCTCTCTCGCGCAACATCATCAGGCACCGGCCGGCGATCGAGGCGACGTTCGAGCATGGCCTCTCGAATGGGTTGGTGGAGTCGATGAACACGAAGATCCGGGTCCTGACGCGGGTGGCGTTCGGGTTCCACTCTTCGGCACCGTTGGTGGGGTTGGCGATGCTGGCGTTGGGTGGGTTCTGCCCGCCGCTACCGGGGCGGGGAGGCCGGTGACGGCTTCACACATGTGTCAGGAGAGCCGGAAAAGCACACGAGCTCTTGGAGAAACTCTCCGAGAGCACGGGTACGCCCGAGCCGCCGAAGCGGTGATCAACCCCGCCATCGACGACCTCGCCAGCCATCTCGCGGGCCGTCTCGGTGGAGTGCGACGCGCATGCGCACTGCTGGGTCGGGCCCGCGCCTCGCACTACCGAACCCGCCGATCACCGCGCCTGGGACCGGCCCGGCGACGTCCCCGACCGGCCAGTGCGCTGAGCGCGGTCGAGGAGCAGCAGGTAGTTGATTTGGTGACTTGCGAGCGATTCGTGGATAAGTCCGTCGCGCAGATTTGGGCGATGCTGCTGGACGAGGGCACCTACCTGTGCTCGCAATCCACGATTCATCGCCTGCTGCGGCGCAATGGGTTGGCCGGTGACCGCCGCGCCCAGGCCACGCATTCAGCGAAGGTAAAACCCGAACTGGTCGCCGCCGGTGTTGGGCAGGTCTGGACCTGGGACATCACCAAACTCCGCGGCCCGGCCCGGGGCGTCTACTACGAGTTGTACGTCGTCATCGACATCTACTCACGCTTCGTCGTCGCCTGGCGGGTGGAGACTCGAGAAGACGCAGGTCTGGCCCAGGACATGCTCGAGCAGGCCATGGGGCGCCACCAGATTCCCGACGTCGTCCACGCTGACCGGGGCACGTCGATGACTTCCAAGCCCGTCGCTCAGTTGTTGGTCGATCTGGGTGTCACGCGGTCGCATTCGCGGCCGCAGGTGTCGAACGACAATCCGTACAGCGAGGCGCAGTTCAAGACGTTGAAGTACGCCCCGGCCTTCCCAGACCGATTCAGGACGCTCGAGCACGCGCGGGAGTTCTGCGAACAGTTCTTCAAGCACTACAACTACGTCCACCGCCACTCCGGGATCGGCCTGCACACCCCGGCCTCGGTGCACTACGGGACCGCCAGGCAGATCCAAGCCGCCCGCCAGATCACCCTGGACGCGGCCTACGCCGCGCACCCTGAACGGTTCGGCGCCCGCCACCCGAAACCGCCGGCCTTGCCAAGTGCGGCGTGGATCAACGAACCCAGCCGAGAGGCTCAGATACAGAGCGCGTAGACAGCCCGTGTCTCACCGAGCTTGACGGGTTCCGCTGCGCGCGGACGTCGACACCGAGTCCACGCTCGACACGGGTACCGCGCTCACGGCATAGTCCGAAACTCAGCGCTTCACGCGCGAGGAGTTACACCACTCCGCGGGACGTCATCCGACTTGCAGGTAACAACGTCGGTGGAGGTGCGGGTGGTGGCGTTGTAAGGGGTGGTGCTGTGTGGTGTGGCTGTCGCAGGGCCCCCATCAGGACAGAATCAACGGGGAAGGTGTGTGAGGAACGAGGAGCCTGTAGCAGCTAGTCGCTCCGAGAAAACCTTAGTGTCGGCGGTGAAGCTGTTGCGCAGGGAAGCCGAAGGATCCGCTACCGACAAAGTCTCACGGTAAGCTCACTATCCATTTATGCAAGCAACCTCATAGCTGATTGGACCTTCTAGGCTGAATAGTGGGATACGACTCTGATCCTGACGGTCCCATAGAGTCAACAACCACTGGCCGTAGGTTTCTTCGCTCACGAGTTCCAGTGTCCAACCGTTTTGCGTCTCAAAGATTACATCGAACTCTAGTTCACGTTTGACGAACTGGACATACACTAGATCATCGTCTACGAGTGGCGCCACCGGTCGTTCTACAGAATCACCGCCTGCTGCATCAATGGCCGAACTTGGTGGCGTGAGACGCCACGACCCGTTTATGCGTAGTTGCCAGTCGCGACCTTGAAGGTAAGGCCCTGCCTCATCGACATTCGCGTGTTCGACATGCAGGGGGAGCAAATCCCGAATTTCCTTCAGTAAGTTACTCATTACTGCATCAATTCGATGTGAGTGCGCTCGTTGACGTATTGACGAGTTGCCGCCCCCCTAGGTGTCCCCCTGGGCGGATTGGGCGTCGTTCCGGTAAAGGGACTCACTCTTCCGCCGTTGCCATTTTCGAAAGAGGCGCGCAGTCCCGCGCCATTTTTCTGCGGATCCATGATGCGGATGCTACTGCCGTCAGGCAGCCGGTACCCGGCGCCCAGAGACTTAGTTGGATACGAGCTGAACCCTGGCGTTCCAGCATCCACTGCCCTCTGCAGACCACTTCCCAGCCGGGATGCGCTGGTCGGCACGACTACTCCGCTAGCGCTGGCGATGAAGTCGGCGCCGCCACAGTTGGTGTTGTGCACGAGGATGGGGGTGTTGCCGGCGTAGACGTAGAAGGTGTGGACGCCTTCGACGGTGAGGTTGTCCATGACCTCGGCGCCGATGAAAGAGCGGGTCGCGGCCAAGGTGACGGTGGCGCCGGTGTCGGTGCGCAACTGCTGCCCGACCAGCAACTGGGAGGCGTCCGTCCAGGTGCGCGTGGTGGCGTTGTAGAACTGGTGGTGCTGCGTGGTGTGCACCACCGCTTGGGTGCCGTCAGGTTGCGTGATGGTGAGGTCGGTGAACTCCGCGTCGTTGTTGACGTGGACCGCGGTCACCTCACGAGACGAGGTCTCCCCGATGGTGGGGTCGGTGGCGGTGACGATGTCACCGATTTCGATGTCACCGATGGGCTTGCGGGTCCCATCACCCATCAAGACGAGGGTGTCGGGAGTGAAACTATTACGCAGAACACAGCCCGCCAGGTTCCCCGTCTCACTGCTGGCTGCAACGTCCTCCCCGCCCCGCGCTCCCGCCCGGGCACCAGCTCGAGCACCGGTACTAGCTCCGGTCTTCACCACGCTGCCAGCACCGTCGGTGACGACGGCCGCGGCGATCTGCCCGGCGATGTTGCCGCCGGCGTAGGCGAAGGAGCCGGAGTCGACGTAGCAGGAGGCGCCGGGTGAGATCGCATCGCGGATGAGATTGCTCAACCCCCCGGAAGCGCCGTCACCGAAGCCAATGACGGCGGTGGTCGCCGTTCCGGTCCAGCCGGTGGTGAACACCATCTCGAGCTGATCGGCGGGGCCGGAAAGCAGCAGGCTGTTGTAGGCCTGACCGAGGCTGAACAGGCCCAGGGGGTCGCTGTTCTGCAGGGGATTGCCGGAGGCGTAGCCGTAGACGTCGCCGGTGAGGTTCTCCAGCGGGTCGCGGGTGAGGAACGCCGCGGTGAGCGGGTCGTAGTCGCGGGCCCGGAGGTAAACGAAGCCGGTGTCAAGGTCGGTGTACTCCCCGGCGTACCCGAACCGCGACAGTGTCCCGGTGCTGGTCTCACGGGCGCCGTAGGGGCCATAGGCGGCGCGGCCGGTGACGGTGCCGGCGGCGTTGGTGAGGGTGGTGACAGAGCCGGTGAGGTCGGTGTGCAGCCAGGTGATCGCGCCGCTGGAGCGGTTGATCTCCGCGATAGGGCTGGCGGTGGGGCCGTAGACGTAGTCCACGGTGGCGTCGGCGAGCATGAGCGGGAGCCCGCCGGTGGTGTCCCAGACGTACTTCTCGGTGGCTGTGGTGGTGGAGCCAGTAGCGGTGCGGGCACGAGCGACGCGCAGGCCGTCGCCGTTGTAGGTGTAGCCGACCTTCGCCGCAGGAAGAGTGGCGGTGGTGAGGCGGTCGGCGGCGTCGTAGACGTAGCTGCTGGTCGAGGCCGCCGTGGTGGAGGTGGCTGCGGTGGCGGCCGCAGTGCGGTTGCCGACGGTGGAGTAGGTGTAGCTGGTCTGCGGCCCGGCGCGGGGAACGCGGACGGTCAGCAGACCGGTAGCGGAGTACTGCAGGGTGTCCCCGGCCGGGGTGGCGGTGACGTTGCCGACCGGGTCGTAGGCGTACACCCCGCTAGGGGTAGCGGTGCTGGCGGGGGTTCCCGTGCCGGTGGCGGTGTTGGTGAGCTTCTCCAACTGCCCGCGGGCGTTGAACCCGTAGGAGCGGGAAGTGTCCACCCCACCCGAGGTGGTCTGGGCGGCGAGCTGGGCGGCGCCGTCGTAGGTGTAGCCGTACGTCGCCAACGCCGTGCCGGTCGCGGTGATCACCCCGGCGGTGGAGGTGGCGACCGGGGAGACCGTGATGCCGGTGAGCAGACCGGCCGCGTCGTAGCTGCGGAAGGCGCCGGTCTTGGCGTTGGTCAGCGACGCGATCTGCCCGTCGGCGGTATAGGCGAGCGAAGCGACCGCGGCCGTACCGGTGGGGGCGGTGCTGCCCGCGGCGGCCCCGGTGGGGATGGACACCTTGGTCATCTGCCCGGCGGCGTCGTAGGTGTAGGTGGCCTTGCGCAGGTCGGGGTAGGCGATGGAGGTCTGCTGGCCGAGCGCGTCGTAGGTGTAGGTGGTGGTGCCGGCCGGTGCGGCGGTGGTCACGATGTTGCCGGTCTTGTCGTAGGTGTAGCTGGTCGTGCCGCTGCCATCGACCATGCCGGTGCGCTGACCAGCTTTGTCGTAGGCGTAGGTGACATCCGGTGTGGTAGCCGTGTAATCGATCTTGGTGACGCGCCCCAGAGTGTCGTAGCTGTTGGTGGCTCCGGTCCCGGCGGCAGTAGTGACGGTGGCCAGTTCGTCCTCGAGGGTCCAGGCGTAGGTGGTCTTACCGGCCCCGGGGACGGTCGCGCTGATGCGGCGGTTGCCGTTGTCGTAGGTGTAGGCGCTGGTGCGGCCGGCGGCGTCGATGAAGCTGAGCTGGTTGCCGACCTTGTCGTAGGTCCAGGACTGGCGGGTGCCGTCAGCGGCCACGGTCGCCACCGTCCGTCCCAGCGCGTCGTAGTTCACGCTGGAGGTCCGCTTCAGCGCGTCGGTGGTGGCCGCGGGCCGCCCCACCGCGTCGTAGGCGTAGGTGGTGACCCGCTTGAGCGGGTCGCTCACGCTGGCCACGGTTCCATCAGGGTTGTAGCTGGTCGTGGTGGCCGCCATGGACGGCAACGTGACGGTGGTGCGCTGCCCGGCCTGGTCGTAGCTGAAGGTGGTGATCCGGTTCAGGGGGTCCTTGGTGCTGGTGACCTGCCCGGCGCCGTCGTAGGTCAGGGTAGTCGTCGAGGCGTTGGCGTCCTTGATCGTGGTGTTGCGCCCGGCGGCGTCGTAGCCGTAGGTGGCGACCTTGCCCAGGGCGTCGGTCGCGGTGAGTACTTCCCCGGTCAGGGAGTAGGTGATGGTGTCGACCCGGCCCAGGGCGTCGGTGCGGGAGGTGAGGTACCCGTCGCCGTTGTAGGTGTAGCTGGTGATGCCGCCGTCGGCGGCGGTGACCTTCACCGGCCGGCCGGCAGCATCCAAAGTGGTGGTGCTGACGCGGCCGGTGGGGCTAGTCGTGCCGGTCATCCGGCCGGCGCCGTCGTAGGCGTAGGCGGTGACGGCGCCGGTGGGTGCGCTGACCTGGGCCAGGTCCCCGGCGCCGGTGTAGGCGAAGGTGGTTTTCGCACCCAGAGCTTCGGTACTGGTGGCCAGGGTCCCATCAGGGTTGTAGGTGTTGGTGGTGACCGCCCCGGTGGGGTCGGTGCTGGTCAGCGGGTTGCTGGTGGCGTCGTAGGTCAACGTGGTGGTCTTGCCGGCGGCGTCGGTACTGGAGGTCAGATTGGCCAGGGCGTCGTAGGTGTAGCTGGTGGTCTTCCCCGACGGGTCGCTGCGGCGGATGACGTTGCCGTTGACGTCATCAGCGCTGGAAGTGATGCGTCCCAGCGGGTCGGTAACCGTGGCGAGGTTCAACGCCGCGGTGTAGGTGTAGCGCCAGGTGGCTTCCACCGCGGTGCCTGCCGCCACGGTCTTGGCGCTCAACATGGCGTCGGTGTAGGTCTCCACCGTCTTGATGCCGTTGGCGTCGGTGATCGTGGTGCTTCCATCGCTGACAGCCCCGCCCGTTCCGCCAGCAGTACCCGTTCCGCCAGTACCCGTTCCGCCAGCGGTGCTGTAGGCGAACGTCGTGGCCCGGGTCTGGGTGGCCGAAACCGTCTGGGTCTGCTGGGTGACCCGCCCGGAACTGTCATAGGTATTGGTCGTCACCAACCCGGCCGGGCTGGTCATGGACGTCAACCGGTGGGCGCTGTCGTAGGCGTAGCTGGTGATCGCGCCGTCAGCAGCGGTGACCGAGGTCAGGTCCCCGGCGCTGCTGTAGGCGTAGGAGACACCGCGACCGGCGGCGTCGCTGACCTTGGTGATCCGGGTGCCGGTGTAGGTGAAGGTGAAGGTGCGCCCCGAGGCCGCGGTGACCTTCTGCAGGACCCCGGCGGTGTCGTAGCTGGGGGTGATGGTGTTGGCGTGGGGGTCGGTGATCGAGATCAACCGGCCCTCAGCGCTGAACTTCATCGTGGTCTGCTGACGGCGGATGAAGGTGTAGGTGCCGTCGCTGTTGCGGGTCAGGCTGGCCAGGGTGCGTCGAGGAGCGATGAACCCGCCGCGGCCGTCGCGGGCGAAGGTGAGCACCGCGCCGGTCTCCTGGATGACGTCGACCAGTGAGGCGCTGGCCAGGGTGGCAGCGGTTCCTGCTCCAGGGTTGGCCGGGTTGGCAGTGTTGGTAGCGTTGGTGGCGTTGGTGTTGATCCGCAGGCCGATGTTGAGGTTGTCGTTCCAGCCATAGCCGAAACGCCCGTCCTGGGCGGCACGGTTGGTGGAATACGTCCGGGCCGCGCTCAACGGCAGGCCGCGCCCGATCACGCTCAGGTCGGTCGCGCCGAGGAAGAACTCACCGGTGGCGGTGTTGATCGGGTCCGCCGCACAGGACTGGGTGCAGTTCTGGGCGGGGTTGCCGCCGGTGGTCTCCCCCGGCTCGGTGGGGCCGACTGGGCCGGTCGGGCCGACGCCTGCGGGTCGCTCATCCACCCACTTGTCCGGCATCCAGAAGAAGCTCGGGTCGCTCATGACCATCGCAGCCCACCCGGTACCGCCGACCGCCGGCCAGGCGTGGAACTCGTACGGCAGGGACGCCGCGCCGCGGGTCACCTGTAGGTATCCACCGCGAGGATCGGCGTCCTGCAGACGCTGCATGGACTGCAAGTCCGCCGTGATGTCCTGCCCCAGTCGCAGCCGCAGCAGCAGCTGACCCCAGGTCCCTTCGGCCCAGACGGTGGCGGGCGCACCGGCGTAGTTCCCGGTGGTTTCCAGATAGGGCCGGTAGCCGTCGATGGGCCCGGCACTGGAGTAGGTCTGGTTGTAGCACTCCGCCTGCGAGCACTTCTCGATCGTGGCGTCCTCCACGCGGAACTGCTCACTGAAGGCGAGGGAATCACGGGCCATGTCCTCGCGACCGATGGCGCTCAGGAACAGCCCACCCCAGCTGCCGGCGTCCAGCGCCTTGGCCGGGTCGTCGATGCCCTGGTTGAAGCGCTTCTCGGTGGGGTTCCAGAACTTGGTGAGCAACGCCTGCTTGACCCGTTCGGCAGCATCGAGGTAGCGCTGCTCGCCCGTGGTGTAGCCGATGTCGCGCAGTACGAAGTAGGAGTCGATGTTGTGCTCGGTACCGGCGAAGCCGACGTAGCCCTCGATGAAGTCGTAGTTCTCGTCGTAGCGACCCCAGCCGCCGCGGATGGCTCCGTACTTCGGGTCGGCAGGGTCGCTGACCTGCAGGGTGAGGAGGTAGTCCGCGGTGCGCTGGGCGAGGTAGCGAAAGGCTGGGTCCCCGGTGCGCTGCTCGTAGGCCAAAGCGGCGGTGGCGACCCAGGCGAGGGCTCCGGTGCGGACGTACACCTCATAGATCTGGCCGCGATAGACATCAGCGGAGAAGGGAAGAGACCCATCGGGCTGCTGCACCTGCGACAGGTTCGCCAGGACCGCCCGGGCCCGCTCCGGCTGGTCGTTGGACAGGAACGCCAGTACAGCGACGGCGTCGTCATACATCCAGCTGCGCTGCTCCAGACGGTAGCCGGTGCGCTGGGTGGCATCCCCTTCGTAGCCGTAGGCGGGGTCGTCGAAGGGGATGGTGAAGGAGCGGACCAGACCCTGGTAGCTGGTGTCCGCGGCCCACTCGGTGGAGCTGATGGTCCGTTTCGTCGACTTCTTGACCAGTCGGGCGATGACGAAGGCGCCGTTGGTGGGGCGGGGGAAGCGGGTGATCCAGGTGCCGTCGGGGCTGAGCGCGACGGTGTCCTGCAGGTAGTCGATGTCGGTGCGGTAGAACACCTGGACCTCGACGGCGTCCAACGACTCAGCAGGAAGGTTGGAGTCGCTGGCCGCCACGTAGGCCACTCGCTGCGGCCACGCGGGTTCCACCGCACCGCGAAGGACCACCCGGGCGATCTTGGCTCCCAGGTTGACCGAGACAGCCCCACTGGACCACGTTCCGTCCGCGTTCAGCGCGAAGCCCTGAGTGCCTTGGCGGTATTCGATGTCGCCCTCGGGGTGGGCGTAGACCCGGACTTCGTAGCGCTCCGGGGAGGTGACGTTGGCCCAGCGACCGTTGACGGGGCCGGTGTAACTCGCGGGGTAATTCT
This region includes:
- a CDS encoding RNA polymerase sigma factor, which gives rise to MRADDVASRRARSDRPARSFAGTAAGWGTGGVTDDAGYQTLFEQHFHPTVRLARLLGADDPEDIAQEAFVRLHRHHHRLHESNSALAYLRRTTANLTTSRLRHLRVVHRTPGDATRVHASAEDSALAAERVDHLLAAVQRLPRRQRHALILRYWMDLPVAEVAEALQIPVGTAKSDISRAQRTLATRLEDLA
- a CDS encoding ISL3 family transposase, which translates into the protein MRGARIWVELLGLQQAVVEDVELDEDAGVLVVSVRVPKRAANRCGRCRRPCRRFDAGRGVRRWRALDVGSVRAFVQAAAPRVQCRRHGVVVAAVPWARHDAGHTLAFDEQVAWLAVHTSRSAVAQLMRVAWRTVGVIVERVTAGALTGADRFAGLARIGIDEISYKRGHKYLTVVVDHDTGRLVWAAPGRDKETLRGFFDALGPERSASITHVSADGANWIATVVAQRCANAVRCADPFHVVQWASKALDEERRGSWNRARGAVGRDRSLGRAPAATGGARSLKGARWALWRNPEDLSENQAAQLGWIARTDPRLHRAYLLKEGLRMVFRIARQDGPGAASQALDRWIGWARRCRIPAFVALSRNIIRHRPAIEATFEHGLSNGLVESMNTKIRVLTRVAFGFHSSAPLVGLAMLALGGFCPPLPGRGGR
- a CDS encoding IS3 family transposase, yielding MCQESRKSTRALGETLREHGYARAAEAVINPAIDDLASHLAGRLGGVRRACALLGRARASHYRTRRSPRLGPARRRPRPASALSAVEEQQVVDLVTCERFVDKSVAQIWAMLLDEGTYLCSQSTIHRLLRRNGLAGDRRAQATHSAKVKPELVAAGVGQVWTWDITKLRGPARGVYYELYVVIDIYSRFVVAWRVETREDAGLAQDMLEQAMGRHQIPDVVHADRGTSMTSKPVAQLLVDLGVTRSHSRPQVSNDNPYSEAQFKTLKYAPAFPDRFRTLEHAREFCEQFFKHYNYVHRHSGIGLHTPASVHYGTARQIQAARQITLDAAYAAHPERFGARHPKPPALPSAAWINEPSREAQIQSA
- a CDS encoding RHS repeat-associated core domain-containing protein, which encodes MTSQAQAAVATPTNVVAASHSMGLAVNLTWTADPAARSYLVHRGSTAAFTPSSATVLRRVSQPRFVDDAATAGKTLFYRIVAVDAAGLSSAPSNVASVSSPDGMAAHRSKAATWLSGQQEQSQGFRMTFDANYQGSNYVGPISGHIADIDQLPRTLTKNPWISFTQNYPASYTGPVNGRWANVTSPERYEVRVYAHPEGDIEYRQGTQGFALNADGTWSSGAVSVNLGAKIARVVLRGAVEPAWPQRVAYVAASDSNLPAESLDAVEVQVFYRTDIDYLQDTVALSPDGTWITRFPRPTNGAFVIARLVKKSTKRTISSTEWAADTSYQGLVRSFTIPFDDPAYGYEGDATQRTGYRLEQRSWMYDDAVAVLAFLSNDQPERARAVLANLSQVQQPDGSLPFSADVYRGQIYEVYVRTGALAWVATAALAYEQRTGDPAFRYLAQRTADYLLTLQVSDPADPKYGAIRGGWGRYDENYDFIEGYVGFAGTEHNIDSYFVLRDIGYTTGEQRYLDAAERVKQALLTKFWNPTEKRFNQGIDDPAKALDAGSWGGLFLSAIGREDMARDSLAFSEQFRVEDATIEKCSQAECYNQTYSSAGPIDGYRPYLETTGNYAGAPATVWAEGTWGQLLLRLRLGQDITADLQSMQRLQDADPRGGYLQVTRGAASLPYEFHAWPAVGGTGWAAMVMSDPSFFWMPDKWVDERPAGVGPTGPVGPTEPGETTGGNPAQNCTQSCAADPINTATGEFFLGATDLSVIGRGLPLSAARTYSTNRAAQDGRFGYGWNDNLNIGLRINTNATNATNTANPANPGAGTAATLASASLVDVIQETGAVLTFARDGRGGFIAPRRTLASLTRNSDGTYTFIRRQQTTMKFSAEGRLISITDPHANTITPSYDTAGVLQKVTAASGRTFTFTYTGTRITKVSDAAGRGVSYAYSSAGDLTSVTAADGAITSYAYDSAHRLTSMTSPAGLVTTNTYDSSGRVTQQTQTVSATQTRATTFAYSTAGGTGTGGTGTAGGTGGAVSDGSTTITDANGIKTVETYTDAMLSAKTVAAGTAVEATWRYTYTAALNLATVTDPLGRITSSADDVNGNVIRRSDPSGKTTSYTYDALANLTSSTDAAGKTTTLTYDATSNPLTSTDPTGAVTTNTYNPDGTLATSTEALGAKTTFAYTGAGDLAQVSAPTGAVTAYAYDGAGRMTGTTSPTGRVSTTTLDAAGRPVKVTAADGGITSYTYNGDGYLTSRTDALGRVDTITYSLTGEVLTATDALGKVATYGYDAAGRNTTIKDANASTTTLTYDGAGQVTSTKDPLNRITTFSYDQAGQRTTVTLPSMAATTTSYNPDGTVASVSDPLKRVTTYAYDAVGRPAATTDALKRTSSVNYDALGRTVATVAADGTRQSWTYDKVGNQLSFIDAAGRTSAYTYDNGNRRISATVPGAGKTTYAWTLEDELATVTTAAGTGATNSYDTLGRVTKIDYTATTPDVTYAYDKAGQRTGMVDGSGTTSYTYDKTGNIVTTAAPAGTTTYTYDALGQQTSIAYPDLRKATYTYDAAGQMTKVSIPTGAAAGSTAPTGTAAVASLAYTADGQIASLTNAKTGAFRSYDAAGLLTGITVSPVATSTAGVITATGTALATYGYTYDGAAQLAAQTTSGGVDTSRSYGFNARGQLEKLTNTATGTGTPASTATPSGVYAYDPVGNVTATPAGDTLQYSATGLLTVRVPRAGPQTSYTYSTVGNRTAAATAATSTTAASTSSYVYDAADRLTTATLPAAKVGYTYNGDGLRVARARTATGSTTTATEKYVWDTTGGLPLMLADATVDYVYGPTASPIAEINRSSGAITWLHTDLTGSVTTLTNAAGTVTGRAAYGPYGARETSTGTLSRFGYAGEYTDLDTGFVYLRARDYDPLTAAFLTRDPLENLTGDVYGYASGNPLQNSDPLGLFSLGQAYNSLLLSGPADQLEMVFTTGWTGTATTAVIGFGDGASGGLSNLIRDAISPGASCYVDSGSFAYAGGNIAGQIAAAVVTDGAGSVVKTGASTGARAGARAGARGGEDVAASSETGNLAGCVLRNSFTPDTLVLMGDGTRKPIGDIEIGDIVTATDPTIGETSSREVTAVHVNNDAEFTDLTITQPDGTQAVVHTTQHHQFYNATTRTWTDASQLLVGQQLRTDTGATVTLAATRSFIGAEVMDNLTVEGVHTFYVYAGNTPILVHNTNCGGADFIASASGVVVPTSASRLGSGLQRAVDAGTPGFSSYPTKSLGAGYRLPDGSSIRIMDPQKNGAGLRASFENGNGGRVSPFTGTTPNPPRGTPRGAATRQYVNERTHIELMQ